The following proteins come from a genomic window of Alosa alosa isolate M-15738 ecotype Scorff River chromosome 2, AALO_Geno_1.1, whole genome shotgun sequence:
- the tlcd5b gene encoding TLC domain-containing protein 5 yields the protein MGMALLVGFSCSLIGWICVYVFICYVNTQRGYEWNCRLVTLFHGILIVLLTAYIAFIDGPWPFTHVGEENTPLQVLAVLISLGYFIFDMGWCMYFRTEGPVMLAHHILSVLGMLLTLGLGESGTESCAVIFGSEITNPLLQTRWFLKRAGQYDSLAGDAVDLLFILLFGLVRIGVGSILLVAVITSARTKLVIKAGGVAIYTLSWIFMVDITRFAFRKSCGKYRRWQERCIQNSVNGKAHQN from the exons ATGGGAATGGCACTGTTGGTGGGGTTCAGCTGCAGCCTTATTGGCtggatctgtgtgtatgtcttcatTTGCTACGTTAACACTCAACGGGGCTACGAATGGAACTGCAGACTTGTTACTCTTTTCCATGGCATCCTCATAGTTTTACTGACCGCTTACATTGCCTTCATTGATGGGCCTTGGCCCTTCACACATGTAG GTGAAGAGAATACGCCCCTGCAGGTCTTGGCCGTGCTTATCAGTCTGGGTTACTTCATTTTTGACATGGGCTGGTGCATGTACTTCCGAACAGAGGGCCCTGTGATGCTTGCCCATCACATTCTGAGCGTCCTGGGTATGCTGCTGACCCTGGGTCTCGGGGAGTCCGGCACAGAGAGCTGTGCCGTAATCTTTGGGAGTGAGATCACCAATCCCCTCCTGCAGACGAGGTGGTTCCTGAAGCGTGCTGGCCAGTATGACAGCCTGGCAGGAGATGCCGTTGACCTCTTGTTCATTTTACTCTTTGGCCTAGTGCGCATTGGCGTCGGCAGCATCCTCCTCGTCGCAGTGATTACGTCCGCCCGAACTAAGTTGGTTATAAAGGCAGGAGGGGTGGCCATCTACACACTGTCCTGGATCTTCATGGTGGACATCACCCGCTTTGCCTTCCGAAAAAGTTGCGGTAAATACAGACGCTGGCAGGAGCGCTGCATACAGAACAGTGTAAATGGAAAGGCTCATCAGAATTAG
- the hnrnpul1l gene encoding heterogeneous nuclear ribonucleoprotein U-like protein 1 isoform X1 produces the protein MSGVNVKKLKVNELKEELQRRGLDTRGLKADLVDRLQAALEAEAAGVGGGPPGDEGDYDVEGEAGAAESYQDEEFEGEEQDDEPDQQSDEEENGGQMIGQGGEEGDDDYEESADGAPEAAHGIDDFASDTLEPHMGLNYQMGQKYNQQAYEEPPPAHQQYEEPEVKQEFKEPPRKPAYEEPEEEPEVQKSYNEQPGNKQDYQQADEPEPMIQEPMIQKSEPQVEEPEPQEQTETAPGELCQEKIELKDEVKREEREGDERQQQGQEQQEQPAAEPANEWQAMQGDQGSQAKGEDDRYGSYNRKRPYEENRGYGYYEHREDKRARSPQPPAEEEEEDFDDTLAAIDTYNCDLHFKVSRDRYSGYPLTIEGFAYLWAGARTSYGVSKGRVCYELKINEEISVKHLPSSEPDPHVVRVGWSMDSCSTQLGEEPFSFGYGGTGKKSLNCKFEDYGEKFGENDVIGCYMDFETGGDVEMSFSKNGKMLGVCYQATQEELAGRPLFPHVLVKNCAVEFNFGQKAEPFFPPPEGYTFIQQVPLEDRIRGTIGPASKAECEILMMVGLPGAGKTTWAAKYALDNPEKKFNMLGTNAIMEKMKVMGLRRQRNYSGRWDVLIQQATQCLNRLIQIAARKKRNYILDQTNVYGSAQRRKMRPFEGFQRKAIVICPTDDDLKERTLKRTDEEGKDVPDHAVLEMKANFVLPDAGEFLDEVRYVELQREEAETLIKQYNEEGRKAGPPPDKRFDNRPGGFRGRGGFQRFDNRGGGGGPQGGRGSYQNRGGPGGGGGFRGGYNRGGGGYNQNRWGNNYRDGGSGGRGSYNRNQQSGGGGGGGGGGGGYNHNRQGSYNKGSTVSTGGYSQSQPQSYNQGYNQGSYNQGYNYGSYSQYPGYGQSYGQSYSQTPAATGQTYNQQQNYNQQYQQYAQQWQQYYQNQSQWNQYYNQYGNYGNYSNPTSTQGTQGSQQGTQQ, from the exons ATGAGTGGAGTGAACGTGAAGAAGCTCAAAGTAAATGAGCTGAAAGAGGAGCTTCAGCGTCGAGGCCTCGATACTCGTGGCTTGAAGGCGGATCTTGTCGATCGCTTACAAGCTGCACTAGAGGCCGAGGCTGCTGGTGTTGGGGGCGGGCCCCCGGGCGACGAGGGAGATTATGATGTCGAAGGCGAGGCGGGAGCAGCCGAGTCTTATCAAGATGAAG AGTTTGAAGGGGAGGAGCAAGATGATGAGCCAGACCAACAGTCCGACGAGGAAGAGAATGGAGGACAGATGATCGGGCAGGGGGGCGAAGAAGGCGACGATGATTATGAGGAGAGTGCAGACGGTGCACCTGAGGCTGCGCATGGGATAGACGACTTCGCCTCGGATACCCTGGAGCCACACATGGGTTTGAACTATCAGATGGGGCAAAAGTACAACCAGCAGGCGTACGAGGAACCCCCACCAGCTCACCAGCAGTATGAGGAGCCAGAGGTAAAGCAAGAGTTTAAGGAACCCCCGAGGAAGCCGGCCTATGAGGAGCCAGAGGAGGAACCAGAGGTGCAGAAGAGCTACAACGAGCAGCCCGGCAATAAGCAGGATTATCAACAGGCAGACGAGCCAGAGCCCATGATACAGGAGCCCATGATCCAGAAGTCTGAGCCACAGGTAGAAGAACCCGAGCCCCAGGAACAAACTGAAACAGCCCCTGGTGAGTTATGTCAAG AAAAAATTGAGTTAAAAGATGAAGtcaagagagaagaaagggaaggggatgagcggcagcagcagggccaggagcagcaggagcagccagCTGCAGAGCCTGCTAACGAATGGCAAGCTATGCAAGGAGACCAGGGCTCCCAGGCTAAAGGAGAGGACGACCGGTACGGGTCCTACAACCGCAAAAGGCCATATGAGGAAAACCGTGGTTATGGCTATTACGAGCATCGGGAGGACAAGAG AGCACGTTCCCCTCAGCCAccagcagaggaagaggaggaagacttTGATGATACCCTTGCAGCCATTGATACCT aTAACTGCGACCTGCACTTTAAGGTGTCACGTGACCGATACAGTGGATACCCTCTCACCATTGAAGGCTTTGCTTACCTTTGGGCTGGGGCACGGACATCCTATGGAGTCAGCAAGGGCCGTGTCTGCTACGAGCTGAAG ATCAATGAGGAGATCTCTGTGAAGCACCTGCCGTCCAGCGAGCCTGACCCTCATGTGGTGCGAGTGGGATGGTCCATGGACTCCTGCAGTACCCAGCTTG GTGAAGAGCCATTCTCATTTGGGTATGGTGGAACTGGAAAGAAATCTTTAAATTGCAAGTTTGAAGATTATGGAGAGAAGTTTGGTGAAAACGATGTCATCGGCTGCTACATG GACTTTGAGACCGGTGGCGATGTGGAGATGTCCTTCTCTAAGAATGGAAAAATGCTGGGTGTGTGTTACCAGGCAACCCAGGAGGAGCTGGCCGGGCGGCCACTCTTCCCCCACGTCCTCGTGAAGAACTGCGCCGTGGAGTTCAACTTTGGCCAGAAGGCTGAACCCTTCTTCCCTCCGCCTGAGGGCTACACCTTCATCCAGCAGGTACCTCTGGAGGACCGCATCCGGGGAACCATCGGGCCCGCATCCAAGGCAGAGTGCGAG ATCCTGATGATGGTGGGCCTGCCAGGCGCAGGGAAGACCACGTGGGCAGCCAAGTACGCGCTGGACAACCCTGAGAAGAAGTTCAACATGTTGGGCACCAATGCCATCATGGAGAAGATGAAG GTGATGGGTCTGCGTCGCCAGAGGAATTACTCCGGCCGTTGGGACGTGCTGATCCAACAGGCCACGCAGTGCCTCAACAGGCTCATCCAGATCGCCGCCCGCAAGAAGCGCAACTACATCCTGGACCAG ACAAATGTATATGGATCAGCCCAGAGACGAAAAATGCGTCCTTTTGAAGGTTTTCAACGCAAGGCTATTGTAATTTGTCCCACGGACGACGATTTAAAAGAGCGAACGTTAAAGCGAACTGATGAGGAAGGGAAGGATGTGCCCGATCATGCTGTGTTAGAAATGAAAG CCAACTTTGTGCTCCCGGACGCGGGCGAGTTCCTCGACGAAGTGAGATACGTAGAGCTGCAGCGCGAAGAGGCCGAGACTCTCATCAAGCAGTACAACGAGGAGGGCCGCAAGGCGGGCCCACCCCCCGACAAGCGCTTCGACAATCGGCCCGGTGGCTTCCGTGGTCGTGGGGGCTTCCAGCGCTTTGACAACCGCGGCGGTGGCGGCGGCCCCCAGGGAGGCCGGGGCAGTTACCAGAACAGGGGTGGACCCGGTGGTGGCGGCGGCTTCCGTGGAG GATACAACCGCGGAGGAGGAGGCTACAACCAGAATCGCTGGGGCAACAACTACAGAGATGGAGGCTCAGGGGGACGTGGTAGCTACAACCGCAACCAGCagtctggaggaggaggaggaggaggaggaggtggtggaggctaCAACCATAACCGCCAGGGATCCTACAACAAGGGCAGCACTGTAAGCACTGGAGGATATAGCCAGTCCCAG CCACAGTCCTACAATCAAGGCTACAACCAAGGCAGCTACAACCAAGGCTACAACTATGGCAGCTATAGCCAGTACCCCGGATATGGGCAAAGCTATGGGCAAAGCTATAGCCAAACTCCTGCAGCCACTGGACAGACATACAACCAGCAGCAGAACTATAACCAGCAGTATCAGCAG TATGCACAACAGTGGCAGCAGTATTACCAGAACCAGAGTCAGTGGAACCAGTACTACAACCAGTACGGCAACTATGGTAACTACTCGAACCCGACGAGCACCCAGGGCACGCAGGGCTCCCAGCAGGGCACGCAGCAGTAG
- the hnrnpul1l gene encoding heterogeneous nuclear ribonucleoprotein U-like protein 1 isoform X2, which produces MSGVNVKKLKVNELKEELQRRGLDTRGLKADLVDRLQAALEAEAAGVGGGPPGDEGDYDVEGEAGAAESYQDEEFEGEEQDDEPDQQSDEEENGGQMIGQGGEEGDDDYEESADGAPEAAHGIDDFASDTLEPHMGLNYQMGQKYNQQAYEEPPPAHQQYEEPEVKQEFKEPPRKPAYEEPEEEPEVQKSYNEQPGNKQDYQQADEPEPMIQEPMIQKSEPQVEEPEPQEQTETAPEKIELKDEVKREEREGDERQQQGQEQQEQPAAEPANEWQAMQGDQGSQAKGEDDRYGSYNRKRPYEENRGYGYYEHREDKRARSPQPPAEEEEEDFDDTLAAIDTYNCDLHFKVSRDRYSGYPLTIEGFAYLWAGARTSYGVSKGRVCYELKINEEISVKHLPSSEPDPHVVRVGWSMDSCSTQLGEEPFSFGYGGTGKKSLNCKFEDYGEKFGENDVIGCYMDFETGGDVEMSFSKNGKMLGVCYQATQEELAGRPLFPHVLVKNCAVEFNFGQKAEPFFPPPEGYTFIQQVPLEDRIRGTIGPASKAECEILMMVGLPGAGKTTWAAKYALDNPEKKFNMLGTNAIMEKMKVMGLRRQRNYSGRWDVLIQQATQCLNRLIQIAARKKRNYILDQTNVYGSAQRRKMRPFEGFQRKAIVICPTDDDLKERTLKRTDEEGKDVPDHAVLEMKANFVLPDAGEFLDEVRYVELQREEAETLIKQYNEEGRKAGPPPDKRFDNRPGGFRGRGGFQRFDNRGGGGGPQGGRGSYQNRGGPGGGGGFRGGYNRGGGGYNQNRWGNNYRDGGSGGRGSYNRNQQSGGGGGGGGGGGGYNHNRQGSYNKGSTVSTGGYSQSQPQSYNQGYNQGSYNQGYNYGSYSQYPGYGQSYGQSYSQTPAATGQTYNQQQNYNQQYQQYAQQWQQYYQNQSQWNQYYNQYGNYGNYSNPTSTQGTQGSQQGTQQ; this is translated from the exons ATGAGTGGAGTGAACGTGAAGAAGCTCAAAGTAAATGAGCTGAAAGAGGAGCTTCAGCGTCGAGGCCTCGATACTCGTGGCTTGAAGGCGGATCTTGTCGATCGCTTACAAGCTGCACTAGAGGCCGAGGCTGCTGGTGTTGGGGGCGGGCCCCCGGGCGACGAGGGAGATTATGATGTCGAAGGCGAGGCGGGAGCAGCCGAGTCTTATCAAGATGAAG AGTTTGAAGGGGAGGAGCAAGATGATGAGCCAGACCAACAGTCCGACGAGGAAGAGAATGGAGGACAGATGATCGGGCAGGGGGGCGAAGAAGGCGACGATGATTATGAGGAGAGTGCAGACGGTGCACCTGAGGCTGCGCATGGGATAGACGACTTCGCCTCGGATACCCTGGAGCCACACATGGGTTTGAACTATCAGATGGGGCAAAAGTACAACCAGCAGGCGTACGAGGAACCCCCACCAGCTCACCAGCAGTATGAGGAGCCAGAGGTAAAGCAAGAGTTTAAGGAACCCCCGAGGAAGCCGGCCTATGAGGAGCCAGAGGAGGAACCAGAGGTGCAGAAGAGCTACAACGAGCAGCCCGGCAATAAGCAGGATTATCAACAGGCAGACGAGCCAGAGCCCATGATACAGGAGCCCATGATCCAGAAGTCTGAGCCACAGGTAGAAGAACCCGAGCCCCAGGAACAAACTGAAACAGCCCCTG AAAAAATTGAGTTAAAAGATGAAGtcaagagagaagaaagggaaggggatgagcggcagcagcagggccaggagcagcaggagcagccagCTGCAGAGCCTGCTAACGAATGGCAAGCTATGCAAGGAGACCAGGGCTCCCAGGCTAAAGGAGAGGACGACCGGTACGGGTCCTACAACCGCAAAAGGCCATATGAGGAAAACCGTGGTTATGGCTATTACGAGCATCGGGAGGACAAGAG AGCACGTTCCCCTCAGCCAccagcagaggaagaggaggaagacttTGATGATACCCTTGCAGCCATTGATACCT aTAACTGCGACCTGCACTTTAAGGTGTCACGTGACCGATACAGTGGATACCCTCTCACCATTGAAGGCTTTGCTTACCTTTGGGCTGGGGCACGGACATCCTATGGAGTCAGCAAGGGCCGTGTCTGCTACGAGCTGAAG ATCAATGAGGAGATCTCTGTGAAGCACCTGCCGTCCAGCGAGCCTGACCCTCATGTGGTGCGAGTGGGATGGTCCATGGACTCCTGCAGTACCCAGCTTG GTGAAGAGCCATTCTCATTTGGGTATGGTGGAACTGGAAAGAAATCTTTAAATTGCAAGTTTGAAGATTATGGAGAGAAGTTTGGTGAAAACGATGTCATCGGCTGCTACATG GACTTTGAGACCGGTGGCGATGTGGAGATGTCCTTCTCTAAGAATGGAAAAATGCTGGGTGTGTGTTACCAGGCAACCCAGGAGGAGCTGGCCGGGCGGCCACTCTTCCCCCACGTCCTCGTGAAGAACTGCGCCGTGGAGTTCAACTTTGGCCAGAAGGCTGAACCCTTCTTCCCTCCGCCTGAGGGCTACACCTTCATCCAGCAGGTACCTCTGGAGGACCGCATCCGGGGAACCATCGGGCCCGCATCCAAGGCAGAGTGCGAG ATCCTGATGATGGTGGGCCTGCCAGGCGCAGGGAAGACCACGTGGGCAGCCAAGTACGCGCTGGACAACCCTGAGAAGAAGTTCAACATGTTGGGCACCAATGCCATCATGGAGAAGATGAAG GTGATGGGTCTGCGTCGCCAGAGGAATTACTCCGGCCGTTGGGACGTGCTGATCCAACAGGCCACGCAGTGCCTCAACAGGCTCATCCAGATCGCCGCCCGCAAGAAGCGCAACTACATCCTGGACCAG ACAAATGTATATGGATCAGCCCAGAGACGAAAAATGCGTCCTTTTGAAGGTTTTCAACGCAAGGCTATTGTAATTTGTCCCACGGACGACGATTTAAAAGAGCGAACGTTAAAGCGAACTGATGAGGAAGGGAAGGATGTGCCCGATCATGCTGTGTTAGAAATGAAAG CCAACTTTGTGCTCCCGGACGCGGGCGAGTTCCTCGACGAAGTGAGATACGTAGAGCTGCAGCGCGAAGAGGCCGAGACTCTCATCAAGCAGTACAACGAGGAGGGCCGCAAGGCGGGCCCACCCCCCGACAAGCGCTTCGACAATCGGCCCGGTGGCTTCCGTGGTCGTGGGGGCTTCCAGCGCTTTGACAACCGCGGCGGTGGCGGCGGCCCCCAGGGAGGCCGGGGCAGTTACCAGAACAGGGGTGGACCCGGTGGTGGCGGCGGCTTCCGTGGAG GATACAACCGCGGAGGAGGAGGCTACAACCAGAATCGCTGGGGCAACAACTACAGAGATGGAGGCTCAGGGGGACGTGGTAGCTACAACCGCAACCAGCagtctggaggaggaggaggaggaggaggaggtggtggaggctaCAACCATAACCGCCAGGGATCCTACAACAAGGGCAGCACTGTAAGCACTGGAGGATATAGCCAGTCCCAG CCACAGTCCTACAATCAAGGCTACAACCAAGGCAGCTACAACCAAGGCTACAACTATGGCAGCTATAGCCAGTACCCCGGATATGGGCAAAGCTATGGGCAAAGCTATAGCCAAACTCCTGCAGCCACTGGACAGACATACAACCAGCAGCAGAACTATAACCAGCAGTATCAGCAG TATGCACAACAGTGGCAGCAGTATTACCAGAACCAGAGTCAGTGGAACCAGTACTACAACCAGTACGGCAACTATGGTAACTACTCGAACCCGACGAGCACCCAGGGCACGCAGGGCTCCCAGCAGGGCACGCAGCAGTAG
- the im:7138535 gene encoding protein FAM98B, which produces MTLCNIFSCRDGFARVYVVGHYDMDRTSWTVCAIHALGYHGRACFTKCTCDELPCPLITWLVSELKSSCPDAEGKNVTGTVLAGDLRAYLKEMSCPYTTLISETLTPANLNQITEFLVSELQAAYMMKYKENHPEDRELCCESVKDRREKTQDGAEILGKIEQFVKQDDRVDNKAEESNRELSLLLEALSMATSSNFTDIQNQVKSSLAKLPEGDIPKPLLNTELNCDQWRQIEKLNEALATDYKCRRQMMMKRFEVTLQSFMWGERGKDRAKAVASLPPLLLSAESHVSLSRLLAAREDQSRILPVRAGPSTAVHKVLMGSVPDRGGRPGEIEPPMPDWKRERAHGDNSQRKYRPRKKNRK; this is translated from the exons ATGACCCTGTGCAACATATTTAGTTGTCGAGACGGTTTTGCTCGTGTTTATGTTGTAGGGCACTACGATATGGATAGAACTTCCTGGACTGTGTGTGCCATACATGCGCTTGG GTATCATGGGAGAGCTTGCTTTACCAAATGTACGTGCGACGAGCTTCCGTGTCCACTCATCACGTGGCTCGTGTCTGAACTGAAATCATCTTGCCCTGATGCTGAAG GGAAGAATGTCACTGGAACTGTTCTTGCAGGGGATCTGAGGGCATATCTGAAAGAGATGTCCTGTCCATACACTACATTAATTTCAGAGACACTGACCCCAGCCAACCTCAACCAGATCACTG AATTCCTGGTGTCAGAACTACAAGCTGCTTACATGATGAAGTACAAAGAAAACCACCCAGAGGATAGAGAATTGTGTTGTGAATCTGTGAAAGACCGTAGAGAGAAAACGCAAGATGGAGCAGAGATTTTGGGAAAGATTGAACAGTTTGTAAAACAAGATGATAGAGTGGATAACAAGGCAGAAGAATCCAACAGAGAGTTGTCTCTACTTCTTGAGGCCCTAAGTATGGCTACGTCTTCCAATTTTACTGATATACAGAATCAG GTGAAATCATCTTTGGCTAAGTTGCCAGAAGGTGATATTCCAAAGCCATTGCTGaatactgaactgaactgtgaTCAGTGG AGACAAATCGAAAAATTGAATGAAGCCCTTGCTACAGACTACAAATGTCGGCGACAAATGATGATGAAACGATTTGAAGTCACTCTTCAATCATTTatgtggggggagagagggaag GACCGTGCAAAAGCGGTGGCGTCCCTGCCTCCCCTCTTGCTGTCTGCCGAGTCCCACGTCTCCCTCTCCCGACTGCTGGCAGCTCGAGAGGATCAGTCGCGAATATTGCCAGTCAGAGCAGGACCCTCGACAGCAGTCCATAAG GTCTTAATGGGCAGTGTGCCAGACAGAGGCGGCAGACCTGGAGAGATTGAGCCCCCTATGCCTgactggaagagagagagggcacacGGAGACAATTCCCAGAGAAAATACAGACCTAGAAAGAAGAATCGGAAATGA